The proteins below are encoded in one region of Haloarcula marismortui ATCC 43049:
- a CDS encoding type 1 glutamine amidotransferase — MNQTIAIVDASVGETPAERNLTRSLDAETTVYKVSDGHLPPVPAGGDWRYDGVVISGSQTSVYDDHGWIHDLTSWVRDVHRADVPTLGICWGHQFLAQSLGGRVVDMGEHELGYRTVHRRGEDPLFADMSPSFTAFQTHSDRVAELPAGAVELARNQYGIQAFRLGTRYGVQFHPEYDRETAEWVIGNKDLTDERRETVTATITDESVAAAREATTVFENFLGLVATHQRRPGRLD, encoded by the coding sequence ATGAACCAGACAATCGCAATCGTCGATGCATCAGTCGGTGAGACACCCGCAGAACGAAACCTGACCCGGTCGCTTGACGCCGAGACGACGGTGTACAAAGTCAGCGATGGTCATCTCCCACCGGTGCCCGCGGGCGGCGACTGGCGGTACGACGGCGTGGTTATCAGTGGGTCACAGACATCGGTGTACGACGACCACGGCTGGATTCACGACCTCACGTCGTGGGTCCGGGACGTCCACCGGGCGGACGTACCAACCCTGGGGATTTGCTGGGGCCACCAGTTCCTTGCGCAGTCTCTCGGTGGGCGCGTGGTCGACATGGGCGAACACGAACTCGGATACCGAACAGTTCACCGGCGAGGCGAGGACCCGCTGTTTGCCGATATGTCGCCGTCGTTCACCGCGTTCCAGACACACTCTGACCGCGTCGCCGAACTGCCTGCGGGTGCGGTAGAACTGGCGCGAAACCAGTACGGCATACAGGCGTTTCGGCTCGGCACACGCTACGGCGTGCAGTTCCACCCCGAGTACGACCGCGAGACAGCCGAGTGGGTCATCGGCAACAAGGACCTCACCGACGAACGGCGGGAGACAGTAACGGCAACGATCACTGATGAGTCGGTCGCAGCCGCCCGGGAGGCGACGACGGTGTTCGAGAACTTCCTCGGACTGGTCGCCACCCATCAGCGGCGACCGGGTCGACTCGACTGA
- a CDS encoding sulfurtransferase TusA family protein, with protein MTTNQSHTEADTTVDARGATCPGPLMDLISEVRAVDTGSVIALLSDAEKSSSEVQEWADESGNEVLDIADEGDHYRIHVKKL; from the coding sequence ATGACCACCAATCAAAGTCACACTGAGGCTGACACGACTGTCGACGCTCGGGGCGCGACCTGTCCGGGTCCGCTGATGGACCTCATCTCGGAGGTTCGGGCCGTCGACACCGGCTCCGTTATCGCCCTGTTGAGCGACGCTGAGAAGTCGTCGTCGGAGGTCCAGGAGTGGGCCGACGAGTCCGGCAACGAAGTCCTTGATATCGCCGATGAAGGCGACCACTACAGGATTCACGTGAAGAAACTATGA
- a CDS encoding helix-turn-helix domain-containing protein has product MRELVFALDYEPGCNRVADALAEHPDARVRSLSLHATADRLWRVDHATGTPAALTAIEDAFLTSDYYADCLATEDCGATQTTRVLDRADDMLVLYSDWERTPACASVPHIAQDHLGDGVLFETRHEGRHYTWRLIHSGDGDVAAFFDELAAAVGERAQMEILRTADTTASMREANGTQSALSPEQEAALQAAVEHGYYESPREVDGGELAEHLDVPRSTLTYRLRRAEEQLAKQYVAGRHLTEEPPVSR; this is encoded by the coding sequence ATGCGCGAACTCGTCTTCGCCCTTGACTACGAACCGGGCTGTAACAGGGTTGCAGACGCCCTCGCCGAGCATCCCGATGCCCGCGTCCGCTCGCTGTCGCTGCACGCCACTGCTGACCGTCTCTGGCGGGTTGACCACGCAACTGGAACGCCAGCCGCACTCACCGCCATCGAGGACGCCTTCCTCACCAGCGACTACTACGCTGACTGTCTTGCCACCGAGGACTGCGGTGCCACACAGACCACTCGCGTCCTTGACCGAGCCGATGACATGCTCGTCCTCTACTCTGACTGGGAGCGCACCCCTGCCTGTGCCTCGGTTCCCCACATCGCTCAGGACCACCTGGGCGACGGGGTGCTGTTCGAGACGCGCCACGAGGGGCGTCACTACACGTGGCGACTCATTCACTCCGGCGACGGTGACGTGGCCGCGTTCTTCGACGAGCTCGCGGCGGCCGTCGGGGAACGTGCTCAGATGGAGATACTCCGTACTGCCGACACGACGGCGTCGATGCGAGAAGCCAACGGGACACAGAGCGCTCTATCGCCGGAACAAGAGGCCGCACTCCAGGCCGCCGTCGAGCACGGCTACTACGAGTCACCCCGGGAAGTCGACGGCGGCGAGTTAGCCGAGCACCTCGATGTCCCGCGGTCGACGCTCACCTACCGACTGCGTCGGGCCGAGGAACAGTTGGCAAAACAGTACGTCGCAGGCAGGCACCTGACCGAAGAGCCGCCGGTATCACGCTGA
- a CDS encoding heavy metal translocating P-type ATPase — protein MTENPDAAEGAGGDGQRQERTVRLTVPEMDCPSCAQKVDKSLQRVDGVVDATLQPTTGTAAVTYDPERTSGTDVVKAIEAAGYEVSGGPDSDAAEQAETGGGADIAPPSEVWTSPRAKKTWLGAALVTFGLLFKFLLTAQNVAVASALGYPLSVADALFLGAVAVSGVPVVRSGYYSAKNLSLDIDLLMGTAIIAATGIGYFVEAATLAVLFSIAELLEDYAMDRARDSLRELMELSPDEATVVRDGEEVTVPADEVEVGETVAVRPGDKIPLDGTVVDGESAVDQSPITGESVPVDKVAGDEVYAGAINEEGYLEVTVTSTAGDSTLSRIIEMVQGAQAKKTDTEQFVDRFSGYYTPAVVVLAILTAAIPPLVIADPVSVAVAGYGVTFVGDWQTWFIRGLTLLVIACPCAFVISTPVSVVSGITSAAKNGVLIKGGNYLEAMGEVDAVAVDKTGTLTKGELAVTDVVPAGDTDAATLLSHAAGLERRSEHPIATAILTRATEDGVEDLPAVTGFETLTGKGIRGEIDGEIYYAGKPALFEEVGFDLSRTRREADGVLRSGATGDSSDHRSDGGVVSEETPASGGGAFAGNTLAALEREGKTVIIVGTDSELLGAIAIADEVRPASKQAVERLQALGIERVVMLTGDNEGTARAIADTVGVDEYRAELLPDEKVDAVEELQAEYGTVAMVGDGINDAPALATAEVGIAMGAAGTDTALETADIALMGDDIGKLPYLYELSHTATDVIRQNIWVSLGVKLLLALGVPLGLVSVALAVVVGDMGMSLGVTGNAMRLSRIKPDRFFDA, from the coding sequence ATGACAGAGAATCCGGATGCGGCGGAGGGGGCGGGTGGCGACGGTCAGCGACAGGAGCGGACTGTCCGCCTCACAGTCCCCGAGATGGATTGTCCCTCCTGCGCCCAGAAGGTAGATAAGAGCCTCCAGCGCGTTGACGGCGTTGTCGACGCTACCCTCCAACCGACTACTGGGACGGCCGCTGTCACGTACGACCCTGAGCGCACCAGCGGGACAGACGTGGTCAAGGCGATTGAGGCTGCTGGCTACGAGGTCAGCGGCGGCCCGGACTCCGACGCCGCTGAGCAAGCGGAGACGGGTGGCGGTGCCGATATCGCGCCGCCGTCGGAGGTCTGGACGAGTCCCCGCGCGAAGAAGACGTGGCTCGGCGCAGCGCTGGTCACGTTCGGTCTCCTGTTCAAATTTCTCCTGACGGCACAGAACGTCGCGGTAGCAAGCGCTCTCGGGTATCCGTTGTCCGTTGCCGACGCCCTATTTCTGGGGGCCGTCGCCGTCAGCGGTGTCCCCGTCGTCCGCAGTGGCTACTACTCTGCGAAGAATCTAAGTCTCGATATCGACCTGCTGATGGGCACGGCTATCATCGCCGCGACCGGCATCGGTTATTTCGTTGAGGCTGCGACGCTGGCCGTCCTGTTCAGCATTGCAGAACTGCTCGAAGACTACGCGATGGACAGGGCACGAGACTCTCTGCGTGAACTGATGGAACTGTCACCTGACGAGGCCACCGTTGTGCGCGATGGCGAGGAAGTGACGGTGCCCGCCGACGAGGTAGAGGTGGGTGAGACTGTGGCCGTCCGCCCCGGTGACAAGATCCCGCTTGACGGCACGGTCGTCGATGGCGAGAGCGCGGTCGACCAGTCACCGATCACCGGCGAAAGTGTCCCCGTCGACAAGGTCGCCGGTGACGAGGTCTACGCCGGCGCAATCAACGAAGAGGGATACCTCGAAGTGACGGTCACGTCGACGGCGGGCGACTCGACGCTCTCGCGCATTATCGAGATGGTGCAGGGCGCACAGGCGAAAAAGACCGACACTGAGCAGTTTGTCGACCGGTTCTCGGGCTACTACACGCCAGCCGTCGTTGTGCTGGCGATTCTGACCGCCGCCATCCCGCCACTGGTCATCGCCGACCCAGTGTCAGTGGCTGTAGCGGGGTATGGAGTCACGTTCGTCGGCGACTGGCAGACGTGGTTCATCCGTGGGCTCACGCTGCTGGTGATTGCCTGCCCCTGTGCGTTCGTTATTTCGACGCCCGTCTCGGTGGTCTCGGGCATCACCAGCGCCGCAAAGAACGGCGTTCTCATCAAAGGCGGCAACTATCTCGAGGCGATGGGCGAGGTCGACGCTGTCGCCGTCGACAAGACGGGGACGCTCACGAAAGGCGAACTCGCTGTCACCGATGTTGTCCCTGCCGGCGACACCGACGCGGCGACGCTCCTCAGTCACGCCGCCGGACTGGAACGTCGCAGCGAGCATCCGATCGCCACGGCGATTCTCACCCGTGCCACCGAGGACGGTGTAGAGGACCTGCCTGCAGTGACTGGCTTCGAGACTCTCACCGGAAAGGGTATCCGCGGAGAGATTGACGGCGAGATATATTACGCGGGCAAGCCTGCGCTCTTCGAGGAGGTGGGCTTCGACCTCTCACGTACTCGCCGCGAGGCAGACGGTGTCCTCAGGAGCGGAGCGACCGGGGACTCCTCAGATCATCGGTCTGACGGTGGCGTCGTGTCGGAAGAGACACCTGCGTCCGGTGGCGGGGCATTCGCCGGGAATACACTCGCCGCACTGGAGCGGGAGGGCAAGACAGTCATTATCGTCGGAACGGACTCGGAACTGCTGGGTGCCATCGCTATCGCCGACGAGGTACGCCCCGCCTCAAAACAGGCTGTCGAGCGATTACAGGCGCTCGGTATCGAGCGTGTCGTGATGCTGACTGGCGACAACGAAGGCACCGCCCGCGCCATCGCCGACACGGTCGGTGTCGACGAGTATCGCGCCGAACTCCTGCCAGATGAGAAGGTCGATGCGGTCGAGGAGTTGCAGGCGGAGTACGGTACGGTGGCGATGGTCGGCGACGGGATCAACGACGCACCAGCACTCGCCACCGCAGAGGTCGGCATTGCGATGGGTGCTGCCGGCACCGACACAGCGCTGGAAACTGCGGATATCGCACTGATGGGCGATGACATCGGGAAGCTCCCTTACCTGTACGAGCTGTCACACACCGCCACCGACGTGATCCGACAGAATATCTGGGTGAGCCTCGGCGTGAAGCTCCTGCTCGCACTGGGCGTCCCACTGGGACTGGTAAGCGTAGCGCTCGCGGTCGTGGTCGGCGACATGGGGATGAGCCTCGGCGTCACCGGAAACGCGATGCGGCTATCGCGAATCAAGCCTGACCGGTTTTTCGACGCCTGA
- a CDS encoding ABC transporter substrate-binding protein: MASGLLAGCSSGSSESESTPESADSYTVSMEPMGPVTFDGPPEDWVALLPSYADMGMALDAGQTLGIQLPYRYATGFYEELPGVEYDPDAVTTLYQDGVDKELFYEIDADVHFMEPNQLRNWYDWDDRDIREVKENIGPFFGNFIRRRSDDWHDYPYYSLYGAFEKIAQVFDREQRYQQFASFHEEFLTNLQERLPETTPEAALLYPADKTPETFYLYQLYDGGVGKKHWRDLRLRDAFEGTDVGHYSGNTSLKVDFETLLDIDPDVLLVRGQVEEDQATFEETIVDSLRNNPVASELTAVQNDAVYRGGYLDQGPIINLFQTEAAAQRIYSDEFSEETVFDRQRVADIITGST, encoded by the coding sequence ATGGCAAGCGGCCTGCTGGCGGGCTGTAGTAGTGGGAGCAGTGAGAGTGAGTCAACGCCCGAATCGGCCGACTCTTACACTGTCTCGATGGAACCGATGGGGCCCGTGACCTTCGACGGGCCTCCGGAAGACTGGGTGGCACTGCTCCCGAGCTACGCCGACATGGGGATGGCCCTCGACGCAGGCCAGACGCTCGGAATACAGTTGCCATACCGGTATGCCACCGGGTTTTACGAAGAACTCCCCGGTGTCGAGTACGACCCCGATGCGGTGACGACCCTCTATCAGGATGGCGTCGATAAAGAGTTGTTCTACGAGATAGATGCCGACGTCCACTTCATGGAACCAAACCAGCTACGCAACTGGTACGACTGGGACGACCGAGACATTCGGGAAGTCAAAGAGAACATCGGTCCCTTCTTCGGGAACTTCATCCGGCGGCGTAGCGACGACTGGCACGACTACCCGTACTACTCGCTGTACGGGGCCTTCGAGAAGATTGCCCAGGTCTTCGACCGCGAGCAGCGCTACCAGCAGTTCGCGTCGTTCCACGAGGAGTTCCTGACCAACCTCCAGGAGCGACTGCCCGAAACGACTCCAGAGGCGGCACTGCTCTACCCCGCAGACAAGACACCGGAGACGTTCTACCTCTACCAGCTCTATGACGGTGGTGTCGGAAAGAAACACTGGCGTGATCTACGGCTCCGGGACGCTTTCGAGGGGACCGACGTAGGACACTATTCGGGCAACACGAGTCTCAAGGTGGATTTCGAGACGCTGCTGGATATTGATCCGGATGTTCTGCTGGTCCGTGGACAGGTTGAAGAGGATCAGGCGACCTTCGAGGAGACCATCGTCGACTCGCTGCGGAACAACCCTGTCGCCAGCGAACTGACCGCTGTCCAGAACGACGCAGTCTACCGTGGTGGATATCTTGATCAGGGGCCGATCATCAACCTCTTCCAGACCGAAGCCGCGGCCCAGCGGATCTACTCCGACGAGTTTTCCGAGGAGACAGTGTTCGACCGGCAGCGGGTGGCAGATATCATCACCGGCTCTACCTGA
- the trxA gene encoding thioredoxin, translating into MTDELAEIRQKKLEELRNGERGTAAENENSESAAEPVHVHGAGDLQDTVDDGVVLVDFYADWCGPCKQLEPVVERIAAGTAATVAKVDIDANQQLAAKYGVRSVPTLLLFVDGEPVERLVGMQQEPQLRSLIESYT; encoded by the coding sequence ATGACCGACGAGCTAGCAGAGATCCGACAGAAGAAGCTCGAAGAGCTCCGAAACGGAGAGCGAGGGACCGCTGCTGAGAACGAGAACAGCGAGTCGGCAGCCGAACCAGTCCACGTCCACGGCGCAGGCGACCTACAGGACACCGTTGATGATGGGGTCGTCCTCGTGGACTTCTACGCCGACTGGTGTGGCCCGTGCAAGCAACTCGAACCCGTCGTCGAGCGCATCGCCGCTGGCACCGCCGCGACCGTAGCGAAAGTCGACATCGACGCAAACCAGCAGTTGGCAGCCAAATACGGCGTCCGTAGCGTACCGACGCTGTTGCTGTTCGTTGATGGGGAGCCGGTCGAGCGCTTAGTGGGGATGCAACAGGAACCGCAACTCCGGTCGCTCATCGAGAGCTACACCTGA
- a CDS encoding NAD(P)/FAD-dependent oxidoreductase → MTEHIAIVGGGTGGTVLANTLAEKLDAELAAGEVEITLFNDSGDHVYKPVWLYVAFGQREPADGRRPLREVVDNRVTIRQDSVVDVDHERKELELVDAIDPAPYDKLVVATGAQLEPERVPGLAEGGHHFYGEDGSQALRDELLEMNGGHIVLSVVGTPHMCPAAPLEFTFMVDDWLRERGRRDAFDITYTYPIMRVHGNEHIAEWADPRLRERDIAIETMFNAEAVDPDAETITSMEGTELDYDLLVAIPPHTGSDFVESAGLGDGGWVDVDKHTLEATGFDDVYAIGDAAQTGVPKAGSAAHYQAHVVAQRLASEVRGQPATAVYGGKTVCFIETGMDDATFVEFDYERPPEPSEPSRAMHWSKLAYNESYWLTARGLL, encoded by the coding sequence ATGACCGAACATATCGCAATCGTCGGTGGCGGCACCGGTGGTACCGTACTGGCGAATACCCTCGCGGAGAAACTCGATGCGGAGCTAGCCGCCGGCGAGGTCGAGATCACGCTATTCAACGACAGCGGGGACCACGTCTACAAGCCGGTCTGGCTCTACGTCGCTTTCGGACAGCGCGAACCTGCGGACGGCCGCCGGCCCCTTCGAGAGGTCGTCGATAACCGCGTCACCATCCGGCAGGACTCCGTCGTTGATGTTGACCACGAGCGCAAGGAACTCGAACTTGTCGACGCTATCGACCCTGCGCCGTACGACAAACTTGTCGTCGCGACAGGGGCACAGCTCGAACCAGAGCGGGTTCCGGGCCTCGCCGAGGGCGGGCACCACTTCTACGGCGAAGACGGTTCCCAAGCTCTCCGTGACGAACTCTTGGAAATGAACGGCGGCCACATCGTCCTGAGCGTTGTCGGGACGCCACATATGTGTCCGGCCGCGCCGCTTGAGTTCACGTTCATGGTCGACGACTGGCTCCGAGAACGCGGCCGTCGGGACGCGTTCGACATCACCTACACCTACCCCATCATGCGGGTCCACGGAAACGAACACATCGCGGAGTGGGCCGACCCGCGACTCCGGGAGCGCGATATCGCCATTGAGACGATGTTCAACGCCGAGGCTGTCGACCCCGATGCGGAGACGATTACGTCGATGGAAGGGACGGAGCTGGACTACGACCTCCTCGTCGCCATCCCGCCACACACCGGCAGCGACTTCGTCGAGTCGGCCGGCCTCGGCGATGGAGGGTGGGTAGATGTCGACAAGCACACGCTCGAAGCGACCGGCTTCGACGACGTGTACGCCATCGGCGATGCCGCCCAGACCGGGGTCCCAAAGGCCGGGAGCGCGGCGCACTATCAGGCCCACGTCGTCGCTCAGCGACTCGCGAGTGAGGTCCGCGGCCAGCCAGCGACAGCTGTCTACGGCGGCAAGACCGTCTGCTTCATCGAGACTGGGATGGATGACGCCACGTTCGTCGAGTTCGACTACGAACGCCCGCCTGAGCCGAGTGAACCGAGTCGGGCCATGCACTGGTCGAAGCTTGCGTACAACGAATCCTACTGGCTCACAGCGCGGGGGCTACTCTGA
- a CDS encoding ABC1 kinase family protein gives MSGLFRRYLVVLVRFFPFALAFLRDRRRFILFGSRRQVPDEAHRQRAEQIRDTMLELGPAFIKVGQVLSTRPDIVPPVYADVFGTLQDEVPEGAGGDPKHVIAQELGDELDQSTLEPVAGGSLAYVYTATYRGERIALKVRRPELKPMITRDLRVVRGLVPLIRPFATERQQYSIENAADDFEDIILDELDFDREATVMADIRENFHGDERVVIPAVYEDLCSERVLAMEYLTGQKVTDGNAFDGIDMTPHEMATRIINVYLEMGLVDGVFHADPHPGNLAVTDDGRLLLFDFGMNERLPPTVQEDIVALYRALVRRDVDDLVDVLVALDVLEPHVNRAEVGRVLALVIENLEGRSEITWRMIITELTTNLRAFPFRIPPDVMLLIRVGTVGEGVCRQLDPEFDFLAAVRSFLVEQGLIENELNALIEETRADIRRSLPALARVPSRVDRTLSRLERGELVVRTDPVEGRGTGAQKLGYAVVAGALIVAAAILTFHERPYEIPVGAAAAGFLLFYLVDIGS, from the coding sequence ATGAGCGGGTTGTTTCGCCGGTACTTGGTCGTTCTCGTCCGGTTTTTCCCATTCGCGCTGGCATTTCTCCGCGATCGACGGCGGTTCATCCTGTTTGGCTCACGAAGGCAGGTCCCGGACGAGGCCCATCGACAGCGAGCCGAGCAGATCCGGGATACGATGCTCGAACTCGGACCAGCGTTCATCAAAGTCGGGCAGGTACTCTCGACACGCCCCGATATCGTCCCGCCGGTCTATGCCGACGTATTCGGAACCCTCCAAGACGAGGTCCCCGAGGGCGCGGGGGGAGATCCAAAGCACGTCATTGCACAAGAGCTTGGCGACGAACTCGATCAGTCGACACTCGAACCGGTCGCCGGCGGGTCGCTCGCGTACGTCTATACGGCGACCTACCGAGGTGAGCGAATCGCACTGAAGGTGCGACGTCCTGAACTGAAGCCCATGATTACGCGTGACCTTCGGGTCGTCCGGGGACTGGTTCCGTTGATTCGCCCCTTCGCTACCGAGCGCCAGCAGTATTCGATCGAAAATGCGGCTGACGATTTTGAGGACATAATTCTGGACGAACTGGACTTCGACCGCGAAGCGACGGTCATGGCTGACATCAGGGAGAATTTCCACGGCGATGAGCGAGTCGTGATCCCTGCCGTCTATGAAGACCTGTGCTCGGAACGAGTGCTAGCGATGGAGTATCTGACCGGGCAGAAAGTAACTGACGGCAACGCCTTCGACGGTATCGATATGACGCCACACGAGATGGCGACACGGATCATCAATGTGTATCTGGAGATGGGACTCGTCGACGGCGTGTTCCACGCTGATCCCCATCCGGGTAACCTCGCCGTCACAGACGACGGCCGTCTGTTGCTCTTCGATTTCGGCATGAACGAACGCCTTCCACCCACGGTTCAGGAGGACATTGTCGCGCTCTATCGGGCACTCGTCCGTCGTGACGTGGATGATCTGGTAGATGTGCTTGTCGCGCTCGATGTCCTTGAGCCACACGTCAACCGTGCTGAGGTCGGCCGGGTGCTTGCGCTCGTCATCGAGAACCTCGAAGGCCGCTCGGAAATCACTTGGCGGATGATAATTACGGAATTGACGACAAATCTCCGTGCGTTCCCGTTCCGGATTCCGCCGGACGTAATGTTACTCATCCGGGTCGGGACCGTCGGTGAGGGTGTCTGTCGGCAGCTCGATCCGGAGTTTGACTTTCTCGCCGCTGTGCGCTCATTCCTCGTCGAACAGGGGCTCATCGAGAACGAACTCAATGCACTCATCGAGGAAACGCGGGCAGATATTCGCCGGTCGCTTCCTGCACTGGCACGGGTCCCCTCTCGGGTCGATAGAACGTTGTCCCGGCTTGAGCGGGGCGAACTGGTCGTCCGTACAGACCCGGTTGAGGGACGCGGAACGGGTGCACAGAAGCTCGGCTACGCGGTGGTCGCCGGCGCGCTCATCGTGGCCGCAGCAATTCTGACGTTCCACGAGCGCCCGTACGAAATCCCCGTGGGTGCCGCCGCAGCCGGCTTTCTGCTGTTCTATCTTGTCGACATCGGGTCATAA
- a CDS encoding GNAT family N-acetyltransferase, whose protein sequence is MAVDGFTDGTPLADIDGEFAGYIAAEIDEAPRVFDRPDRLFICDIYVDEPYRGTGLAEDLFDRLRHWAHDAGCEEFSLDPHVDNDRSNAFYEKLGFEQTKCHMVASAEARMNHE, encoded by the coding sequence ATCGCCGTCGATGGATTCACCGATGGGACTCCGCTCGCCGATATCGACGGTGAGTTTGCCGGGTATATCGCGGCCGAAATCGACGAAGCGCCGCGTGTCTTTGACCGCCCCGACCGACTGTTCATCTGTGACATCTACGTTGACGAACCGTATCGTGGAACGGGATTGGCAGAGGACCTGTTTGACCGTCTCAGACACTGGGCACACGACGCCGGGTGTGAAGAGTTCAGTCTCGATCCGCATGTCGACAACGACCGATCCAACGCCTTCTACGAGAAGCTCGGGTTCGAACAGACGAAGTGTCATATGGTAGCCAGCGCAGAAGCCCGGATGAACCACGAGTAG
- a CDS encoding YgaP family membrane protein, with protein sequence MERNVGSTDKTARILIGAIAGLVSLGILASTVPLPAILAPVLGLAAVLLLVTGFTRFCGLYGLLGVDTCSVDTR encoded by the coding sequence ATGGAGCGTAACGTCGGTTCGACAGACAAGACTGCCAGAATCCTCATCGGTGCCATCGCGGGGCTGGTATCGCTCGGTATCCTCGCCAGCACCGTTCCGCTGCCAGCAATACTTGCACCTGTGCTCGGGCTCGCCGCGGTGCTGCTGCTCGTCACTGGCTTCACCAGATTCTGCGGGCTGTACGGACTCCTGGGTGTCGACACCTGCTCTGTCGACACCCGGTGA
- a CDS encoding MgtC/SapB family protein encodes MVEIIDSLLLRLLVAFGIGALIGLEREQAESGGMFAGSRTFPLFALAGATVQAFFPALFPVTVLAIAILLTVAYAGKVLTEGDIGLTTVTAALLTVLLGALAVSSERGTVFAIILGGLVTILLSAKPTIHRFVDKIDERERRASLKFILVVVVVLPILPDRELDVLYGLNPRFIWVMVGFVTGLSFVAYILSRAVGAKRGIALTGIFGGFVSSTATTVSVAERISETPDLYRIGSFSVVVASIVMFPRALLEVAVVNRALLPQVAVPLGVMTGVGVCIAGIVYWQSTTESAVETDLTNPFRLRPALFFGAVFAIVLLVSQSANTWFGDSGIYVTAFLSGLADVDAITLTLSALEADGEISARVATTGIVIGAIANTLTKAGLAWLLGTVELGRRVTVALGAVAAAGIVVVVL; translated from the coding sequence ATGGTCGAGATCATCGACTCGCTTCTCCTTCGTCTCCTCGTTGCATTCGGTATTGGCGCTCTCATCGGACTGGAACGGGAACAGGCGGAATCTGGGGGAATGTTCGCCGGCAGCCGGACGTTTCCGCTGTTTGCCCTCGCCGGCGCAACCGTTCAGGCGTTCTTTCCTGCCCTCTTCCCTGTCACAGTCCTCGCTATTGCAATCCTCCTGACCGTCGCGTATGCCGGGAAAGTTCTGACCGAAGGAGATATCGGACTCACGACGGTGACTGCTGCATTGCTCACTGTCCTTCTGGGCGCGTTAGCAGTGTCCTCCGAACGCGGGACGGTCTTCGCGATCATTCTCGGCGGGCTTGTCACTATCCTCCTGTCTGCGAAGCCGACGATCCACAGGTTCGTCGACAAAATTGACGAACGTGAACGCCGTGCCTCCCTCAAATTCATCCTCGTCGTGGTGGTCGTGCTGCCAATTCTGCCTGATCGTGAACTCGATGTGCTGTATGGTCTCAATCCACGGTTTATCTGGGTGATGGTCGGCTTTGTCACCGGGCTGAGCTTCGTTGCCTACATCCTGAGTCGGGCTGTCGGAGCCAAGCGAGGAATTGCCCTCACGGGAATCTTTGGCGGATTCGTCTCTTCAACCGCGACGACGGTCTCGGTGGCCGAGCGAATCAGTGAAACTCCCGACCTCTACAGGATCGGCTCGTTTTCGGTTGTTGTCGCATCGATTGTCATGTTTCCGCGCGCACTCCTCGAGGTCGCTGTCGTGAACCGGGCACTCCTCCCTCAAGTCGCTGTGCCGCTCGGAGTGATGACTGGTGTTGGCGTGTGTATCGCCGGCATCGTCTACTGGCAATCGACCACAGAGTCGGCGGTCGAGACCGATCTCACGAACCCGTTTCGTCTCCGACCGGCACTGTTTTTCGGCGCTGTCTTCGCAATCGTGCTCCTGGTGTCCCAGTCCGCAAATACCTGGTTCGGCGATTCGGGTATCTACGTGACTGCGTTTCTTTCGGGGCTTGCTGACGTCGATGCGATCACGCTTACGCTGAGCGCACTCGAAGCGGACGGTGAGATCTCTGCCAGAGTCGCAACTACCGGTATCGTCATCGGTGCTATTGCGAATACGCTCACAAAGGCCGGCCTCGCGTGGCTACTGGGGACGGTCGAACTGGGCCGGCGGGTGACGGTCGCTCTTGGGGCCGTCGCCGCCGCTGGCATCGTTGTCGTCGTCCTGTGA